The genomic DNA TGGAATCCGCTAGCTCCTGTTGCGTCGCCCCTTTGTGCTCTAACGCTGCGGCTAGCTCTTGCCCGAACCACTCAAGGCCGTTCGCCGGCTCCGGCTCTTCGCTCACCTGTTCAACTCACCAGCCTTTCCACCTGCGTTGGAAACCCCTTCCCTCTGTTGAGCGTACGCGTCTGCACGCCATGGTGTGAGGGAGAAGTCACACACAGCAGCGAGATGCGGAAGGTACGGCAACCGGCCATGACCAGCACCCCAACCACGACCACAGGCACGTCAGATGACGTGGCGGAGCTGGTCGCGCTACAGCGGGAGTTGGGCCCCTGGGCCTTACTCGCCTGGCGTCCGCGCGGTGGCTTCACTGACCCGGACACCGTGGACCTCCGGGCCGTTAAAGCCGGACTGCGGCGGCTGATCGCATGAACGGGAACCCTCCCGTCGGGACCACTGTCACGGACTCTCAGCGCGGAGCCGTCGGCCGCGTCATGGGCCACGTCGGCGGACGCGTCCAGCTTCGCCCCCTTGAGGGTGGCCGAGAGTGGGACGCCGAGACGATGAATCTCGAATATGTGCCGCTGTCCGAAGCCCTGAGTACGGTCGTCTCTGAGGTCAATTCCCGTAGTGCAGGGGGAATTTGAAGTGAGTCGCAGCGTCTTTCGGTACGTGTCCTACACGACTCGTCAGGACCCCACCGTTGAACCCGAGTATTCCGCGTACTGCGTGGCCGGTGACGAAGAAGCCTGCGGGGCCCAATCCGAAAAGCACGACAACCCCACCGACGTTGACGACTGGATGAGAGGGCATATGAAGGAGACCGGGCACATGCATTTCAGGCGCCGGTTCGACGACTTCGCGGAGTTGACCGTTCAGGGTTTTCCGGCCGGTCTTGAACCGGCCCGTGTCGAGAGGGTGAGGGCATGAGGAGAATCCCTTACGCCGCTCAGTGGGTGGGCCTATTAGTGATCATCGCGCTCAGCGGTACGTGCGGCTTCATCGCTGGTGCTGTTCTTGGTATGGCGTAAATGCTGGTATCCCTCTTCACGGAGTGTGGCGCAGCGCTCGCCGTGCCGGAAGGCATGCGTAACGCAGCGCTTGAAATTGCCAGCAATGCAACCACGCGGGACATGGCTCGGGAATACGTGAGTTGTGAACTAGATTCCCACCGTTACGGCGATCACTCTGCCCTACTTCTGGATCTCGAAGCGGGGCAGGCCGACGGAGACGTTTGGGTTACCTGGGATGTGGATGGCAGTGACATCGCAGTCCGGATCCGACCCTATTGCCCTTCTAAGAGCCCGTCGAAAGAAGACGCCTGCTGGCT from Streptomyces sp. NBC_01478 includes the following:
- a CDS encoding DUF7848 domain-containing protein, whose translation is MSRSVFRYVSYTTRQDPTVEPEYSAYCVAGDEEACGAQSEKHDNPTDVDDWMRGHMKETGHMHFRRRFDDFAELTVQGFPAGLEPARVERVRA